CAAATTTGCAGGTATGCagcagagtgagtgagtgagtgagtgagtgagtgagtgagtgagtgagtgagtgagtgagtgagtgagtgagtgagtgagtgagtgagtgagtgagtgagtgagtgagtgagtgagtgagtgagtgagtgagtgagtgagtgagtgagtgagtgagtgagtgagtgagtgagagtgtgagtgagtgtgagtgagtgtgagtgagtgtgagtgagtgtgagtgagtgtgagtgagtgtgagtgagtgtgagtgagtgtgagtgagtgtgagtgagtgtgagtgagtgtgagtgagtgtgagtgagtgtgagtgagtgtgagtgagtgtgagtgagtgtgagtgagtgtgagtgagtgagtgtgagtgagtgtgagtgagtgtgagtgagtgtgagtgagtgtgagtgagtgtgagtgagtgtgagtgagtgtgagtgagtgtgagtgagtgtgagtgagtgtgagtgagtgtgagtgagtgagtgtgagtgagtgtgagtgagtgtgagtgagtgtgagtgagtgtgagtgagtgagtgtgagtgagtgtgagtgagtgtgagtgagtgagtgtgagtgagtgtgagtgagtgtgagtgagtgtgagtgagtgtgagtgagtgtgagtgagtgagtgtgagtgagtgtgagtgagtgtgagtgagtgtgagtgagtgtgagtgagtgtgagtgagtgtgagtgagtgtgagtgagtgtgagtgagtgtgagtgagtgtgagtgagtgtgagtgagtgtgagtgagtgtgagtgagtgtgagtgagtgtgagtgagtgtgagtgagtgtgagtgagtgtgagtgagtgtgagtgagtgtgagtgagtgtgagtgagtgtgagtgagtgtgagtgagtgtgagtgagtgtgagtgagtgtgagtgagtgtgagtgagtgtgagtgagtgtgagtgagtgtgagtgagtgtgagtgagtgtgagtgagtgtgagtgagtgtgagtgagtgtgagtgagtgtgagtgagtgtgagtgagtgtgagtgagtgtgagtgagtgtgagtgagtgtgagtgagtgtgagtgagtgtgagtgagtgtgagtgagtgtgagtgagtgtgagtgagtgtgagtgagtgtgagtgagtgtgagtgagtgtgagtgagtgtgagtgagtgtgagtgagtgtgagtgagtgtgagtgagtgtgagtgagtgtgagtgagtgtgagtgagtgtgagtgagtgtgagtgagtgtgagtgagtgtgagtgagtgtgagtgagtgtgagtgagtgtgagtgagtgtgagtgagtgtgagtgagtgtgagtgtgagtgagtgtgagtgagtgtgagtgagtgtgagtgagtgtgagtgagtgagtgaggtgtCAACACAGggtgtgtttttgtttttcgtcGGCAAAGCTGTCATGGTGTGGCATATCATTCTCAATACCCAGTTGAAGTGTCGATTTCTTCATCTCCATTTCACCTCTCTTCAATAAAGCCACACACAAAGCACCATATGTACCCTGTAGAGAGAAtagggagaaagatggattgtgggCCATATATGCTGTATCCTAGCTGTGCAAGTGATACTGGGAAGCAGCGCTCTGGATTATTGTACCCAGAATGGGGTTTCAGGCAGTGGCACTCCCCTCTTTCCGCTTAGGATCAGAGCAGGAGAGCGGCAGTTCGCAAAACATGTCATCTGGGCCATGCGGCAGTCCATTGTGAAGGAAGGCAGTTGGCAAAAAGTGGGTGAAGGAAACCATTTAATAGAGACTAAAGTAATCCAAGCTTTTGGGCAAATAGTGGGATGGTTAGCAAACTCCAAGCATTCTCGCATTTGGAGCCGGGACGATATAGACTGTGGGTGGTGCCTATGTTTAGTGGATGCAAGTCCGTAAGCTTGCCTGATGCCAGGAAGTCGGCAGCTTCTTTTAGTGAGCGGCAAAAATGTTTCATGGGCATGACCGTctaggaagcttaacagccttctttcagaaacgaAATGGTCAGCCTGGAAAGACTACATCTCTCCATAAAAGGCTGTCAGCCTGGAAAGACTACATCTCTCCATAAAAGGCTGTCATCCCATCTAGGTAGACTATGTCAAAACACAGCCATACTTACTGTGAGAATGACACCACCTTAGTCTAAaatttttttcagacaagagacagTTGCTGATTAGCTCCTCTCTCAATATCCAAAGCAGTGACTCACTCCCCAGCGCAGCAACCCTGTGCTGGGTCTCAATTGCTACCAGGtccacagaacagtcaagaggcGGGATTTAGTGAGcagaggaaagttctgttggttTGTACAGCTGAAGGCTGTTTTTTGCTGATTCGgctcttgtacatctacatctacattctacatttatactccgcaagccacccaacggtgtgtggcggagggcactttacgtgccactgtcattatctccctttcctgttccagtcgcgtatggttcgcgggaagaacgactgtctgaaagcctctgtgtgcgctctaatctctctaattttacattcgtgatctcctcgggaggtataagtagggggaagcaatatattcgatacctcatccagaatcgcaccctctcgaaacctggcgagcaagctacaccgcgatgcagagcgcctctcttgcagagtctgccacttgagtttgctaaacatctccgtaatgctatcacggttaccaaataaccctgtgacgaaacgcgccgctcttctttggatcttctctatctcctccgtcaacccgatctggtacggatcccacactgatgagcaatactcaagtataggtcgaacgagtgttttgtaagccacctcctttcttgatggactacattttctaaggactctcccaatgaatctcaacctggtacccgccttaccaacaattaattttatatgatcattccacttcaaatcgttccgcacgcatactcccagatattttacagaagtaactgctaccagtgtttgttccgctatcatataatcatacaataaaggatccttctttctatgtattcgtaatacattacatctgtctatgttaagggtcagttgccactccctgcaccaagtgcctatccgctgcagatcttcctgcatttcgctacaattttctaatgctgcaacttctctgtatactacagcatcatccgcgaaaagccgcatggaacttccgatactatctactaggtcatttatatatattgtgaaaagcaatggtcccataacactcccctgtggcacgccagaggttactttaacgtctgtagatgtctctccattgagaacaacatgctgtgttctgtttgctaaaaactcttcaatccagccacacagctggtctgatattccgtaggctcttactttgtttatcaggcgacagtgcggatctgtatcgaacgccttccggaagtcaaggaaaatggcatctacctgggagcctatatctaatattttctgggtctcgtgaacaaataaagcgagttgggtttcacacgatcgctgtttccggaatccatgttgattcctacatagtagattctgagtttccaaaaacgacatgatactcgagcaaaagacatgttctaaaattctacaacagatcgacgtcagagagataggtctatagttttgtgcatctgctcgacgacccttcttgaagactgggactacctgtgctcttttccaatcatttggaaccttctgttcctctagagacttgcggtacacggctgttagaaggggggcaagttctttcgcgtactctgtgtagaatcgaattggtatcccgtcaggtcgagtggactttcctctgttgagtgattccagttgcttttctattccttggacacttatttcaatgtcagccattttttcgttggtgcgaggatttagagaaggaactgcagtgcggtcttcctctgtgaaacagcttcggaaaaaggtgtttagtatttcagctttacgcttgtcatcctctgtttcaatgccatcatcatcccggagtgtctggacatgatgtttcgagccacttactgatttaacgtaaggccagaacttcctaggattttctgtcaagtcggtacctagtattttactttcgaattcactgaacgcttcacgcatagccctccttacactaactttgacatcgtttagcttctgtttgtctgagaggttttggctgcatttaaacttggagtgaagctctctttgctttcgcagtagtttcctaactttgttgttgtaccacggtgggtttttcccgtccctcacagttttgctcggcacgtacctgtctaaaacgcattttacgattgccttgaactttttccataaacactcaacattgtcagtgtcggaacagaaattttcgttttgatctgttaggtagtctgaaatctgccttctattactcttgctaaacagataaacctcctccctttttttatattcctattaacttccatattcagggatgctgcaacggccttatgatcactgattccctgttctgcacttacagagtcgaaaagttcgggtctgtttgttatcagtaggtccaagatgctatctccacgagtcggttctctgtttaattgctcgaggtaattttcggatagtgcactcagtataatgtcactcgatgctctgtccctaccacccgtcctaaacatctgagtgtcccagtctatatctggtaaattgaaatctccacctaagaccataacatgctgagaaaatttatgtgaaatgtattccaaattttctctcagttgttctgccactaatgctgctgagtcggggggtcggttaaaggagccaattattaacctagctcggttgttgagtgtaacctccacccataataattcacaggaactatccacttctacttcactacaggataaactactactaacagcgacgaacactccaccaccggttgtatgcaatctatcctttctaaacaccgtctgtgcctttgtaaaaatttcggcagaatttatctctggcttcagtcagctttctgtacctataacgatttcagcttcggtgctttctatcagcgcttgaagttccggtactttaccaacgcagcttcgacagtttacaattacaataccgattgctgcttggtccccgcatgtcctgactttgccccgcacccgttgaggctgttgccctttctgcacttgcccgaggccatctaacctaaaaaaccgcccagccaacgccacacaacccctgctacccgtgtagccgcttgttgcgtgtagtggactcctgacctatccagcggaacccgaaaccccaccaccctatggcgcaagtcgaggaatctgcagcccacatggtcgcagaaccgtctcaacctctgattcagaccctccactcggctctgtaccaaaggtccgcagtcagtcctgtcgacgatgctgcagatggtgagctctgctttcatcccgctagcgagactggcagtcttcaccgaatcagatagccgccagaagccagagaggatttcctctgatccatagcgacacacatcattggtgccgacatgagcgaccacctgcagatgggtgcaccctgtacccttcatggcatccagaaggaccctttccacatctggaatgactccccccggtatgcacacggagtgcactttggttttcttcccctcccttgctgccatatccctaaggggccccattacgcgcctgacgttggagctcccaactaccagtaagcccaccctctgcgactgcctggatcttgcagactgaggggcaacctctggaacaggacaagcagccatgtcaggctgaagatcagtatcagcctgagacagagcctgaaaccggttcgtcagacaaactggagaggccttccgttcagccctccggaatgtctttcgccccctgccacaccttgagacgacctcccactctaccacaggtgagggatcagcctcaatgcaggcagtatcccgggcaaccacagtcttagtacCGAGGCGTGGTGGAAAGTGATAGAGAGTCTTCATCTTGTCATCCCCTAGTGGGAGTCTTTACCTAGTCGGTGACATGTGGTCTACaaattgtggtggactaagagccagtggcaattTCCAACTTTACTGACAGTTTAACTGCATATAATCTCTGGCATATCGGGTGTCACGAAGTTGAACTTTTAAGTCTTGAGATGGTTGCCtgatgtttgacaattccagcacacaCCATCGTGCCTCCGATTctaattggtttggccagaccagcgaatggaggcacctcacactgaaatctgccggggtTTCACGGCCCTGATGGGGAAGTTTTCTTCTTTCTAATAATCAGAACACGAGTCCacatagtttgcaaattttcgtggatgCATCAGAACGCTTCACCTGCTGCAGCGCGCCGCTCCTCGCCGACAGCGTGCTGTACTCTGCTGCCACGTGAATCAAGGTGAGAGGGTGAAGATCTGCTGCAACAGTGTAGGGTTGTTGAATGATATTACACTCCCTGTTCTCCAGTGGACCACAGTTTGTGATATACTTGGTCGTAGTtaattccatttgaatagaatttgACCTCCCAGTGTATTCGTGTGAACAAAGGCTGCATTGTCAAAAGGAttaattcaggagacaatctgtaTAGTTTTCACCCCAATGAATTCTTTGCCAATCAAGAACCATCCATTTTTGTGATCtgcgattgtaatttttttttataagagcTATCAGGTGGTCGTTACAAAAGGATGAATAAAACATTGTCAGATTTGTAAACTTATATACGCCACTGTCCCTATATGCCTGAACTATTCACCGTTTTTATTTTCTGTGGTATTAAATCGGTACCCAGCAATTCAAGGTTTAATTTTATTGAATTAGTTAATTTGTTAATGTGAGTTCTGAAAGTGAGTGCAGATGTAGACAACAAAAGTGTCATGAGTTTAGTCATTAATTTCACAATTAAATTTGGAAGTTGTCGAGAAGATAGTATTTCTCTGTATGTAAAGACAATAATATTTGTCTCTcaaatatatttatgattaaagcaagcgactgCTTGCAGCCTTTTTGTTAATGCACTCATATCTATCTTTCCTTGAGTTTTCCTGGAATATTACTGGAGATAGGTCCAAATAAGAGACTGCAGGATCAAAATTTTGCATTCTTTATTAAAATCGTATCAAAAGTGTAAAGAAATTTCTTCCACAGTCATTTGTTGCACTGATTTCATGTCAGCATATCTGCTCTATTCTCCTGTCTGGCGATACTCAAGGGGATTGTCTCCCTTTGGACCCCTGTCCCCACTGTTTGCCCAATCAGTGCAGTTGCAGTGTCTACATGGCCCTCTTGCTGCCTCGTGCAGTGGCGTCCTCCCTTCAAGATCTCTAGCGTTGGGGTCAGCTGAGGCCCCaagcagcagccgcaccacaggTGTGTTGCCCTCGTACGCAGCCAAGTGCAGGGGTGTGACCTGTCTGCAGTCCCTGGCGTCGACCTCTGCCCCAGCCTCCAGCAGGCACTTCACCGCCTCCACGTGTCCGCTCTCCGCTGCCCTGTGGAGAGCTGTGCTCTCGCACTCGTCCCGAGCCCTTACGTCGGCCCCTGCAGCCACCAGCGCCAtgatctcctccatgtcccaatcCTCAGCTGCGTCCATTAGCCTCCTGCGGCCCTCCTCTCTGGAAAGGTTGCTGTacaaaaaacaaattattacacTTATGCAAGCACACATACCTGACAGAGAAAGCGATCATACAACAAAACAAACTTCTCAGTGCATATCCGTCCAGCAACAAACCTGATATGATACGATACAAAAAGAGAGTGGAACTGTGTACATTAAGCTACAGAGATTGTTGCATCCCCTTGTCAGATTCTTCATTCAACTATCCATTAAAAATTGCTTATTCAGTCACTCAAGAAATTAACTTGCCATATTTATTTTCACGTTGAATCATGCAAGGCAGTTCCTGTTACCTGAGGATGCTTCTTGCAGCAAATACCATATCTCTCAGTTCAGTCCAGTCATTTGCAAATTGCGTGATACAGTGTCACCAAATAGTGAAAGTTggtttcacacacacaaccacctaGCAGCCGGTCCTCTCCACACCACTCCCTGTGCAAGGGACCCCATGCTCCTTTCTAACTCATGTTCTGGATGGTAGAGTTGCTTTAAGTCTACACAAGCTATGACGTTCGTATGAGCACTTCTGTGCCTCAGTGGTTTTGGCTGATAAGAGAGGTGTATGCAGGAAAGGCCTGGAGTCGAGGAAGATTTCAGCTGCGTTATGTCATGacacctcccatgaaccatggaccttgccgttggtggggaggcttgcgtgcctcagcgatacagatggccgtaccgtaggtgcaaccacaacggaggggtatctgttgagaggccagacaaacatgtggtccctgaagaggggcagcagccttttcagtagttgcaggggcaacagtctggatgattgactgatctggccttgtaacattaaccaaaacggccttgctgtgctggtactgcgaacggctgaaagcaaggggaaactacagccgtaatttttcccgaggacatgcagctctactgtatgattaaatgatgatggcgtcctcttgggtaaaatattccggaggtaaaatagtcccccattcggatctccgggcggggactactcaggaggacgtcgttatcaggagaaagaaaactggcgttctacggatcggagcgtggaatgtcagatcccttaatcgggcaggtaggttagaaaatttaaaaagggaaatggataggttaaagttagatacagtgggaattagtgaagttcggtggcaggaggaacaagacttggtcaggtgattacagggttataaatacaaaatgaaataggggtaatgcaggagtaggtttaacaatgaataaaaaaataggaatgcgggtaagctactacaaacagcatagtgaagcattattgtggccaagatagacacaaaggccatgcctactacagtagtacaagtttatatgccaactacctctgcagatgatgaagaaatagatgaaatgtatgacgagataaaggaaattattcaggtagtgaagggagacgaaaatttaatagtcatgggtgactggaattcgtcagtaggaaaagggagagaaggaaacatagtaggtgaatatggattggggggaaggaatgaaagaggaagccgccttgtagaattttgcacagagcataacttaatcatagccaacacttggttcaagaatcataaaagaaggttgtatacctggaagaatcctggagattctaaaaggtatcagatagattatataatggtaagacagagatttaggaaccaggttttaaattgtaagacatttcctggggcagatgtggattctgaccacaatctattggttatgaactgcagatcgaaactgaagaaactgcaaaaaggtgggaatttaaggagatgggacctggataaactgaaagaaccagaggttgtagagagtttcagggagagcataagggaacaattgacaggaatgggggaaagaaatacagtagaagaagaatgggtagctctgagggatgaagtagtgaaggcagcagaggatcaagtaggtaaaaagacgagggctaatagaaatccttgggtaacagaagaaatattgaatttaattgatgaaaggagaaaatataaaaatgcagtaaatgaagcaggcaaaaaggaatacaaacgtctcaaaaatgatatcgccaggaagtgcaaaatggctaagcagggatggctagaggacaaatgtaaggatgtagaggcttgtctcactaggggtaagatagatactgcctacaggaaaattaaagaggcctttggagagaagagaaccacttgtatgaatatcaagagctcagatggcaacccagttctaagcaaagaagggaaggcagaaaggtggaaggagtatatagagggtttatacaagggcgatgtacttgaggacaatattatggaaatggaagaggatgtagatgaagacgaaatgggagatacgatactgcgtgaagagtttgacagagcactgaaagacgtgagtcgaaacaaggccccgggagtagacaacattccatttgaactactgatggcctcgggagagccagtcatgaaaaaactaccatctggtgagcacgatgtatgagacaggcgaaataccctcagacttcaagaaaaatacaataattccaatcccaaagaaagcaggtgttgacagatgtgaaaattaccgaactatcagtttaataagtcacagctgcaaaatactaacgcgaattctttacagacgaatggaaaaactggtagaagccgacctcggggaagatcagtttggattccgtagaaatgttggaacacgtgaggcaatactgaccttacgacttatcttagaagaaagattaagaaaaggcaaacctacatttctagcatttgtagacttagagaaagcttttgacaatgttaactggaatactctctttcaaattctgaagatggcaggggtaaaatacagggagcgaaaggctatttacagtttgtacagaaaccagatggcagttataagagtcgaggggcatgaaagggaagcagtggttgggaaaggagtaagacagggttgtagcctctccccgatgttattcaatctgtatattgagcaagcagtaaaggaaacaaaagaaaaattcggagtaggtattaaagttcatggagaagaagtaaaaacttgaggttcgccgatgacattgtaattctgtcagagacagcaaaggacttggaagagcagttgaacggaatggacagtgtcttgaagggaggatataagatgaacatcaacaaaaagcaaaacgagggtaatggaatgtagtcaaattaagtcgggtgatgctgagggaattagattaggaaatgagacacttaaagtagtaaaggagttttgctatttagggagtaaaataaccgatgatggtcgaagtagagaggatataaaatgtagactggcaatggcaaggaaagcgtttctcaagaagaggaatttgttaacatggagtatagatttaagtgtcaggaagtcgtttctgaaagtatttgtatggagtgtagccatgtatggaagtgaaacatggacgataactagtttggacaagaagagaatagaagctttcgaaatgtggtgctacagaagaatgctgaagataaggtgggttgatcacgtaactaatgaggaggttttgaataggattggggagaagagaagtttgtggcacaacttgactagaagaaggcatcggttggtaggacatgttttgaggcatcaagggatcacaaatttagcattggagggcagtgtggagggtaaaaatcgtagagggaggccaagagatgaatacactaagcagattcagaaggatgtaggttgcagtagatactgggagatgaagaagcttgcacaggatagagtagcatggagagctgcatcaaaccagtctcaggactgaagaccataacaacaacaacaacatgtcatgaCAGAATGGggcttctgaaatcagatattgaactGTAAAGCATATGCAAAGAAAACCAGATGTaaactcaaatcacaatttagctATGACGATGACTATGATGATGCTGAACACAACCATCAGCAGGAATCGATATGTAATCAActagatactgaagtactgaggaatacaATTCCAGTTTGCAGTTCCATGACGCTGTAGATAATGCAGTAACGAATATTACAGTTCTAAGATCAGTTGAATGGGAATGGACTTTTCTAACAAATGCAGGTACAGGAAAGGAAACTTCAAGAAATCTTCGTCAACAGGAAGCAGATAAAGATAGAAGTACAGAAATAGAGGCCACTAAAGAATGGGAAGGTAAAGCAAAACGGCTGCAGGAAGAACTAGAAGAACCTTAAGCGATGTCCATAGGAAAGAAATTCAGCATATACAATAGTCTAACAGTCAATGAAATCTAACACTGTGTCAACATCGAGAACTCTAAAGAGATACCACCATTAAATGCAAGAAAGTTGGGATGGGATACACTGAAGACCTCTTGAGAGGGAGGAGCAATTTGAAGACATGAAA
Above is a window of Schistocerca cancellata isolate TAMUIC-IGC-003103 chromosome 11, iqSchCanc2.1, whole genome shotgun sequence DNA encoding:
- the LOC126108935 gene encoding ankyrin repeat domain-containing protein 65-like; the protein is MAESERDSLAGGQGAPLEESGEGAGVGQAAAAAAVESWLAQQPVAPDTAAQESVEALARQFSNLSREEGRRRLMDAAEDWDMEEIMALVAAGADVRARDECESTALHRAAESGHVEAVKCLLEAGAEVDARDCRQVTPLHLAAYEGNTPVVRLLLGASADPNARDLEGRTPLHEAARGPCRHCNCTDWANSGDRGPKGDNPLEYRQTGE